GTGACCTGATAtgacgttttttttcccctttcctccGACGTGGCGTCATGTCCCACGAGGCCATGTCGCGCTTCCTTTTCATCCAGTGTGATGGGAGGTGACCTCACCTGACGTCGTGTGACTTTAAACGTGACGAGCAGCGTCTGACCCTGAGCTGACCCTATGCTGTGAGTCACGcattttgacctttgacccttgtCGTCGCAGTGCTCGGGGTCGTGCGGCCAGGGGAAGATGGTGCGTCACGTGTACTGTAAGGCTCCGGATGGTCGCGTGGTCCCTGAGAACCAGTGCTCGGCGGAGGACAAGCCGCTGGCCATCCACCCCTGTGGGGAGAGAGACTGTGCCCCACACTGGCTGAGCCAAGACTGGGAGAGGGTGAGGCCTCATCACCATGCGGAAATCACACTCTTAACGTGTTCATAAGTAATGTTGCAAGGATTCGTTGACTAATTAGTTGATTGACGGAAAATTCATtaacaacagttttgataattgatggTCACTTATCAATAACTCAGCTTCTGggatgtgaatatttgctttttttcctcagtttaaTGACTCTGTTGATGAGGTCTCTTTGGGTGTTGCACTGTTGGCCCGAAAAAAGAAGTGATTTTCCAAGATGTCGCCTTTGTCTCTGGCGTTTTCTGACACGTAATGGAAAAAGTGATCAACCCGTGTTGAACTAATTGTGATGCAGATTCAAATTGACTGTGAAAAACTCGTGCGCTGTAATAAGACATTCGGTCATCGTGAAGAAGTGGGCTCTGCCAACCTAAAATTGATGATTCAAATCATATGTCAGAGAGTCGTCCCGCCCCGCGTCGTATTCGGCTCCGTCGGATCATTTCTTCAACTCAGGATAAAATCTTAGGCTGCAGGGTTTTGAAATCCAGTCCCCGTCTCaagaaatgtctcaaaaaacaTCTAAGTATTGgatagaacatttttttcctcatttttccgAGCACACTGTGCCTACCctgattaaaacatttctgtacCTTCCaggcagatttttgttttgtttaatttcagtgCCCCATAAAAATCCACGGGCAGATAGTTGAGACTTCCATCCCGGTGAACGgcttattttctttcaatttgaTAAATCTGCATTACGGCAGCAGAGTAGTGGAGCTGAGAGCGGGAAACCTTTCTCCCGTGGTTTATTCGGGTGACTGTGGGAAGGTGGTAAACGCTTTAGCCGCCGTGGCGCCGAAAACAAAATGCTCTTCCTAAGGGCTCATGTTTTTAGTTCAGTCACCTGCTCAAGGATGAATCAATATgacatttaaaaccaaataaataactGTTACAAAtcagcaagaaagaaaactcTGAGAACCCATTGTTGACGAGTTGTGGTCCAGAACATACACGTATAGCTCCAGTTGCTCGGCGAGGAATCCACGAATTCACGTACGGATGCCAGTAACCTCGTTTCTCCGTCTCTAGTGCAACACAACCTGCGGTCGCGGCGTGAAGCGGAGGATCGTCCTGTGCGTCAGCATCAGTGTAGGAAAGTTCCAGATCGTTGATGACGAAGCGTGCGGAGGCAGCGAGAAGCCTGAGGAGGAAAACACCTGCTTTGAGAGGCCGTGCTTCAAATGGTACACCACCCCCTGGTCTGAGGTGAGGTCAACACAGTACACGCGCTTCACCTTTCTACCTCCGGTATGGAGAGAGGACTGACGAAACCCATTACAGTGAGGACAAGTCACAGGTGCTCAACACACTAACGCCCGGCACCTTTAGTCTCGAAAACTTTTTTATCTTGCTCCTACGTTAAGCACAGCGGCTGTAGTCGGCTTAGACTCGCACCAGTTACAGTTCAGCCCACTGGGATCCAGGTAAACGAAGGAAAACCTCTGCAACCAACCGCAGGCTGTAGATTCACGCTGGACCAGGTCCTCATCCCGAAGACTGGAACTGTGCTCActtgtgccagtgtgtgtgtgttgggaccAGAGATACATAGTTGGAGCAAAAGTGGCGTTTTATCTTACTGAATggtaaagcaaaaataaaacttaagaTTGTGCCCTCTTTTCATCCAAGACATAATAAATTAGGCAAATATGAtacagaaatgtttgcaaatttgccgaaagaagaagaagaagaagaagaagaagaagacgacgaGGTGTGTATAATGACAACAAGGAGACACCATcgttttaatcttttaaatcagaaaacggagaaaaacatcaaactttTCAGTATGATATGAAATAGTTTTCAAAGACATTCAGTACCAGTCACACCGCTGCACAGTGGGGTCACGTTTGACGGGCAGATGATATTGATCAGTGTTTTTGGTCACTATCAGTCTTTACTGTCATCAGTAGGTAGAGGAAAACCTCATTTGCTCTCAGTTTAACATGTCAGTTACTCGtaagtaaaatgaaaagcacaaacaaattCTGTTTATGCCAGTTCATATTAGAAAAAGATTCTTCCTGGATCCAGTTTTATTCCCTCGTCCTAGTAAGTTTGCATACgtgtctctttattttattccGTCTGAATGTGGGACGGACGAAATGTCTCTGCACCAGTAGGACCACAAAGCGCGCGGTGTGTAACAACTGTGTTTCTGGTCCTGCGTGTCCCCAGTGCACTAAGACGTGCGGTGTGGGCGTGCGGATGAGGGACGTGAAGTGTTACCAGGGCAGAGAGCTGGTCCGGGGCTGTGACCCCCTCACCAAACCCGTGGCCAAACAGACCTGCACCCTGCAGGCCTGTCCCACTGAGCCGCCAGGTAACAACTCAGGAGACCTGCTGTTCTGCTCCCACAAGCttccacacacgcacaaacacgcacacagcatTTATTCCATTGTGCTGTCATCTGTTTTAGGGAACAAAATCTACctgatcattaaaaaaaaacaatccagcTCAAACAATCTTTGCGACCTGACacacagtctgtctctgtgtcagtCTCGTGTGGTTAACAGTGGTTTGGTTGGCCGACATGTTGCCCCAGAAGTACCTCTCTGTGCATTTAGCAGCGGTAGCTAATCCAGGTGGCTTACTTCCCTTTGGACTCGCGGTTTATGAAAAATTAAGGTTTGGGAGAGCTTCAGGAGACTTGCGCTGCCTGCCACGACATACATTGTTTTGCCAGTTTCCCGAATCTGAGCTATTATTAAATCAAATCTCTGTTTGCATGGTTTGAAGGATAGGTCTGTATACACAATCTCCTGGAGAGGAACTGGTGCTATGATGTTACTCTCCATGTCTATCCGTGGCATTGCTGGAGGACTCCACTGATTTATTAttggattaaaatgaaaagcccGACAgtatagtttgacatttggaaTTGGAAGGCCCCCAGCTTCTTTTGAGCTCTGAAGATGGACTTATTTAATTCTTGATCTCGTTCCTTTCCATGCATATATGTGAAATTATGCGATGGAGTTTCTGCCATTGCATAATTTGGTTTCTTTTGCTAAATTAAATAAGGGTTTCGTAAAAAGCCATATTTACATTTGGAAAAGCGAGCTACCGGTAAAGGGATTGTTCTGGTATCACAGAGAGCCCCGGGCCACCTTAACCGGGTTCTGGGTTCAGAGTGAATTGTTTCGAGGTTGCCAGCGCCATGACTGACTCTGATTCTGATCGTGTCCCAGATGAGAGCTGCCAGGATCGTCCCTCCACCAACTGCCTGCTGGCTCTTAAGGTGAACCTGTGCAGCCACTGGTACTACAGCAAGGCCTGCTGCCACTCCTGCCGCGCCGTGCGACCTCCACCCTCCTAGTCCAGGACACCGCAGCCTCTCTCCACCCCGACTCTAACTCCAGCATGAGGAAATACATGGGTATGTTTACTTGTACAGCAGTTACTGTGAATAACGAGAGGAAGCTAAAGAGTTGGAAGCTCTTATCCGTTTTTACGGAGCAGAACTTCCTCCAATAACTTGGATTTATGTTGGTCCATTTGTCAGCTGGATAGTTTAAATGATCTAAAATGAAATCTGCTCGTCTCAACGGACGCCAAAATGTTAAGCGGCCAATGACGACGTGCCAGACTTttttacagtcacagtcacactgTGTGATTTGAGAAGACAGGTGGATTGTTTAGCTTTAAAGAGCCTGCACAGCCACACAGgtgtttccagtttttctggctgattagacctctgccCGGGTCCAAACTGGATGGACGTATCGTTACTGAATTCAAAGTACTAGAGTGACCCAGGTGTAAGTTTCTACTGAAGAAGTAGTCCCTGTGAAAACTCTTCGCAGTGTGTTCTTGGGGGGGATCTAGGCAGAATATCTGGGCGACAGATATCTCTAAGCCTCgacagtaaaaccaaaactacctGACCGGGTAGATACCACTTGACGAGAGATCTACCCGGATGTCTATCAAGCACGCTGACACAGTCCTGGGTAAAGGTGTAGTCAgtcaaaataagtgaaaacacctgtgagGCTGTGGGGACTTTACTATTGTGCCTGTAAACATacccagtggaaaaaaaaaaaaaaaagggcagagaTGGGATGAAGCCGACTGTCTCTGTGTTTAAGAAACATGAAATCACCTGCAGAAAGTTTTCGGCGCGAGACCAGCCAGGGACTGAACTGACGAGGTGGCATCACCTCAGTCGtaggctgagagagagagagaaggaaaaataaaaaaaaacaaaccaacaggtcgcatggaggagaaaaaaatatcaaaagtcaGACAGGTTTGACAACGGAATGGAATGCTTTACTTTGAAAGTTAGTCAGTTCCAAGGAAGTTTCCTGAAAACTGCGTAATTTGgtacaaattaaaggaaaaataggaATGTCCTGAGAAGAAAAGCTCAATCTAAAAGCACGTAAATATTCAATaacgctttattttacaggtctgtaatttccaaatcattttttgaaagttttatgttggaaaaacagagaaaaattcGGAGCCTTGTTTAGTCAGTTGAATCAGTCGAGTCGAGTTTATTACTGACTTCCAGATGAATTTCCATGAAATAAATTTCTCCCTCTAAACTCAGTCTTTCAGGATCGGAAACTTTACCCTTCATTTGCGCTGAATCGGACGTATGTTTGCAGACGCGGAAGACATTTTGCACGTGTAGCTCACCCGCTGTCCTCTGAGTAAAAGTCTCACGGCTGTACCAGCTTAGCGTTTAGAAAGAGCTGAAAGTGTGGCGACTGATCTGCCCCGGTTTTACCCGTAAATTAGCGTTGAATGATACGGTTCTTTCCGGGAAACTTCTTGGGAGATCATTTGGAAAGAAAACCCGTGAAAATAAAGCGTTAGCCAATATTCATTCatgattcatttattattagtaACTCTATTCCAGCTGAAggtatatttcacatttttgtccGTTCAGCGGACGCAATGTGAGCTGACTCAAAGACTGTCTCGGTTTCGCTATCAGTTAATTGAAACTGATTAACTGGTCGTGTGCCAACTGAACACTTGTCTTTATTTCCCTATACTTGGTACCAAATTACAACGTCCCTTCCAGGAAATCATTAGCATAAGAAAATGACACACCCACAGCATGAAGCGTCGCTGAGGAGGCTTCATTGGTTGGTTCAGATAAGAAAATGTTTCTCCTTGTCACAAGACATATTTTCTGTCCATTCCCAAAATTGGAAATCTTGGACCTGTCTCATTCTCAGCCATCAGTCTTTCCTGTTACTGTTCAGCTGCCACACCctccccaaaagaaaaaaatcacgaTCAGATAATCACATCTCAACCATAAACCCTGTTTGTAACAGGTCATGCCGACTATTTATCACTCGAGTGTTCCAGTTCTGACAGAAAATCTTCCTCTAACAACACGTGGGGTTGGAGACAAAGCGGAGTCACCAGTCGAACGGTCCCACGGACCTGCATCGTCAGCAGCTTTCTCTAGTTGTGGTCATCGCTGCAGTGAAAAGATCTGTTAAATTATTTCTCAACTGAATATACTGCATGGCTAGAATATTTAATACAGATACTGTTCATGAAATCTTATTtaattgtgtttcagtttggtGTCTGGCATGGCCCAACAGGAAGTAAAACACGTATATTTCCATTCCACCCCCTGTCGTTTGGCGCCGTGCCGGCACGCCTGCAGGATATGGAAGCATATTTATTAGTCATAGCACATTTTCATATATCGTGACGCTCCTGATGCCAGCCGATGGTTATTCGTCGGTTCAACTGATGCCAGttctggtctgtgtgtgtgacagagcaggaggaggaggggagagttaatacaaacacagacagagagaatcCTGACACTTGAAGTATGGTTGAAATGTATTCAGACGTGTACATGTATGTCTCATTTTTAACTATTGTgtactgtgtttttatataacTGATACCTCTTTGTACAAAACGTAAGTATGGAGATTGTGTACTGTTGATACTAAACTGAAAAGCTAATGGTACTGACTTGTATTTCAATTAAATAACAGTTCAAATGAACGTACTTGTCGTCTTTGTCGTTTTTATACGGACTGACATATGTATTCGGCGAAGGGTGACCGAGCACGTTTGGCGAGAACACCGTGAATGCTAAAAACGATCCGCGGTTGGAAACAGGGTTGGGAACTCCTGCTCTCTCCTGCCCCGTCGGCAGCTCGAGTGCCTTGCTCGGAGGAGCCTTGACAGTAGCTGCCGAGGTGGAGGACGGCGTCGGGATTTGAATCTCTTTGTCCAGGGAGGAaggagtgaggaaaaaaaaacgctaagagagaaaaaaaaacgtaaaaaatatgaaacagaaaaagaggaaaacgcAAAAGGCATCTAAACccatttcaaatcatttttaaagattaatttgTTCCGGGGGCCTGTTGTGCCTTTATTTGATGGAAGACAGTAGAGAGAGAACAGGGaatatggaaagaaagaaagagagagagagagatgaggattCACATGCAACAAAGTTCCCTGTCCGGACATGAACCGGGGACATGGCGCCCCGAACCCCGGGCCACCAGGAATCCCCCTCGATCACAGCATCTCGTTAAAAAATTCAGTTGCAGTAAAACAGCTGCAGTTTCAGTTGCCCATGACTTATATTCAAAAGCATTGAAAGCGACATTTACCTGCaggttttctgtatttcattctTAGCAGAAGGAGCTGTGTGGCTAAAAGCTCTTTAACCAAAACTGCTCCACGGATTCAAACCGGCCCCCTTACTGGAATGACCCCATTTTAGAAACAGCGGAGGAATGTTAGTGTCTCAGATGAGTTGTTTGGGGGAATGATTGCAGTTTTGTCTTCTACGAGCTGCTGTTTGTTACAGTTGGAGGTTGGTAATTGTGGTGGTGCATCGCAGCTCTGActgcacagaaaacactgagacGACGCTGTTACGTCTCCTCCTGCAGGaatctcttctctcctctgacCTAAATAAGTCGACTTGTCCGGTTTAATGAGGGTCAAAACAAAACCGAACCCGACCCAATCCGGAGTCAACGCTCTGTGTCTGCTCCTCCGGATCAGTTTTCTCCCCGAGGACATCACACGGACACCAAACAGTTTGTCATCGTTTTGTTAACAGTTTGATGGAAGTCAGGTTCACACACAGAGCGGTGACCGTAGCGGCAGCGGTTGACGCCCCCTGCTGGTCGGTGCCACAGCATCAGATCTCTCATGAAATGAGGATGATAGAAACACGTCAACTATGGAAGCAGAGCAGATGCAAATGCAGCTGTTTCAGTcttctctaaaaacaaaaaggtgcaGAACCTGCAAATTATCTTCTAATGCAAAGACCTCTTTTCCCTCAGTAGAGACTCCCAGGATGCCTTTCCTCAGTGGCTCAATGCAAAGTTCAACCCCAACTGTGGCTGTAAGACAAATCTCTATCATCTACAAcctaaaacatttcatttgtggCACTGGTTGTTGACAGTACTTTGCCTGGTTAGGCTCAGTTCAGGGCAAACAGAATCTTTTTCTCCAGTGGCAGCCGGAGGTAAGGTGAGGAAGTTTATAAAGCTGGTGTCTTAACAGGCAGTACATTTCATATTAGGTGGATGGAAATAATTAGACgtgttaatgataataaaagataaataaaaacaagatgatCTTCCACCACAAGTGTGGCAGAAACCGGAGCTTCAGAATCTCTGGGTAAAGCAGAAGAAAGGTTACGACACACGCGGTTTAATCCCGTCTGGTTTCCATAAAACCGTTGGAAGCAGCCCCTGTGGTGACCCCTGTCGTTATACATGGTGGATGTGAATCAGCCGTTGAATGCAGCCCTGCCCTTTGCGAGGTAATGGAAGGAAGGAGGATCAACAGTCTGGAAACTGCAGAACTTATTTTTGAAGTTCTGCCCTGTATGCAGCCTGTGCAGGGGAGTACAGAATAAAATCCTTTTGTGGTGTCCTCGTTTTCAGGCTGCGTCGTCGAGCTTTCTGGAGGCAGGCAGACCCGACCTGGCACTGGTTTACTTTGACCTCCCAGCCCCTCTTAATTACCTATGTGGACTACATGTAGTCTGGTTGTCACACAGGCGAACTTTGATGCAGCAACCGAAAGCCGGAGGGAGCGTCAGGCTcggaaaaatactgtatttaaacgCTGATGCAGAGggggttttatttgtttgcggGCTCAGGAGGCGGGGCGGGTCGCCCACTAATCAGAAGGTTGGTGGCTCGGCTCCCGGCTCCTCCAGCCCACGCGTCGGAAGTGTCCTCTGGCAAGATAATGAACTGCAAATGGGCCCCCCCCCACGTGTCATCGGTGTGCGACTGATGGAAAAAGTGCCGTGTGAACGTGGCTTGTGGCGTGAGGCGCTTTGATCGGTCGATGAGACCAGAAATTCCGTCCTGTGTGCTGTGTGTAGCAGGCAATGAGATGCAGTTAGCATTAACCACATGagctaaatgttttttattgatgCAACATAGCGACACACTTGAGTATTGCATTCGGTTGCTATTTTACAAACATGACAAAGTGGAAGCAACACAATTGCAGGCCGTGCACTCGTTCATCCGTCTAATATGCTCACGAACAATGTTAGATCACCACGACGTCTTTCTACCTGAggcttaacacacacacacacacactgattaaaaacacagagggacaAATCACAgatgaaagaagaaacacaCTGAGACTGGCTTTCTGAGAGGGACCAGACCTTGTGTCCTTTTCGTGGCGGCGTAATATTTTATCTTACATGTTATGCTCAAGTTACAGTGTAAGTTTGTGCCCAAAAGGAAGAGTTTTATTCCCAAAACGcttctactgtatgtttattttgtgacaaaaaggaaaaaaaattgcaagtCCTGGAGTTGAGCTGTTCTCCCTACTGAGGTGAAGTTTGTAAAATATAGCAAAGCACTCATCTACTGTTCTATCATTAAGAAATACCAAGGGGTGCGACTGAATCAGCTGTTTTGCATGTAACCTTTCTCTGAAATGCTCTCTCATGTCGGAGCAAAACTCCTTGGATATAACATGAACTCACGGCACAGCATGTATCTATAGCAGGATGTCGTTAGCAGGAAATCAATGTCGTCTTTCAGAAATCACAGTCGTCAGATCAccctcaaaaaaaataaataaaatcgcAACTGTCTTCTGCACCGCGGCGCTCGGCCGACGCGCAGGAGTTCACGCACTGGAGCAGTCACGTCCTGACAGCAAACAACACTCAGCTCCTCGCCGTCTGACGACCATTGGACACAGGCGATTCAATTCTTGTCATATGCAGGTATAACTGACCACTTAAAACTCTCAGGATATAAGGATTTGAGCTTTTGATATCAACAACATaaagttttcattaaaatcCTTGAGATCACCGACAACAGTTTGTCACCCTCCCAAACCCTCCCTCATTTTATCTGCTTTCCATTGTCGATACGTAATCAATGAAAGGAGCAAAAACGTTTTATGTCAAAGTCATTCAACAGGTGTCACGAGGGaaaacaaataatcatttcTTCTCTCAAACTGCTTCATTTGCGTTCACGGAAATCAGTAGTGATTAGTAATTCCTTTAAAACAAGTTGGTTTTTCACCTCGGAGAAAACTGAATCGTTGATCTCAAGACAAAGGACTGAGAGCTGCAGCGGGTGCCGGTTTTTATCCTTGAGGGctctgcacacccacacaggtgttttcagttagtTTGGCCGATTAGACCTTGACTCAGTCTGCACTCACCTGCATAATCTAGCGAAGGGGTGTAATCAGGCAGAACAAGGGAAAACACCGGCAGGTCCGCCACAGGTGTGCAGACGCTTCAGCCTGAAAAATTAGATGAGAAACTCGACTCTGGCTCTGAAGTGTTTGTGAAGTGAATGAACTCTCCCGTGAAAGagataaatgtgaaatgttacaGTTATTTGACACTGTACAGTCGCTGCtacaccaacaaacacacacaaaagaacatttttgtctGCATATCTGTGGGGTTTTCCACTGCATTAATGACCCACGGTGAGGAGGCATAGCAAGTATTCTCTGGCAGCgcccacacacactgtgtattcAGTACTGGTCTTCTGGAGACGTGGCTTCTCCCACACGATATCTTTCAAAACAGAGTCAACTGACGGGGCTTTTTGTGACTGTGGGTGAAAAGTCAGTGGCAGTCCGAACGGAAGCGACTGACTTGTCTTGAGGTTTACTTCTTCCCGGACGCTCTCGATCTGGAGCTTAAAGGTTGAGGTTGGTgttattccatatttttcttcctgtcaacaaatcccacgaaaagacccAAAACCAACAAGGTATTAGTCCGTGTCCTCGAAACTTTCTTGACTCCCCTACcgtgtctgtggctctcagcgCCGAGCCAACGGGCTCCTACGGAAGACGTAGATTTCAGCCTCACAACtaaatagttttgtttaaaaaaaatttttttttaaagattttgtaaatttcctaaaacagctgctcgctgtagtttttaacaaacattactcAAGCGGGAGGAAATAGCGCACTCGTTGGGGGACTGTattcagcggcggattaatccaaGTTTGGTGCtttagtgagtatttgtggcagcaggacggtgtgtgtgtgtgtgtgtgtgtgtgtgtgtgtgtgtgtgtgtgtgtgtgggactgagtctaactaaactacagtgtgtgtgttcatgctgatgaaggaacatgtcagtgCAAGAGTGTGGCTAACCGATGCgtgtttaatagtttttgaacagtaatggagctctgtggctcagaggaataaggTGAATCAGgctgtgatacacacacagtacgcTTGGGTTTTGGTTCGCACGTGGGATTCGTTGACAGCAAGACCAGACTTATCCCTTAAAAGAGAAACtcttagctagctagctaactagccCTCAGCCTCACTTAGGAAGGGTCCTATTCACAGTGAACTTTATTTAGGATTTTCTTTACCTCCATTTCTGTCCCGTGTGGTGGATTCAAACAAACCAAATCTGTGTTGAATTTACTGACAAAAGCGCAAATTATTTATTGTCTTGTTTGTACTTTGACACAATCTGTATACTGTTGTGTATCCTGGTTGGTTACTTAACTAGCTAAAGACATAATCAAACATACTGGTCAAAATCACTTTTAAGTCTTAACTGACAAATACTATTCTTTTCAAGTCTGTCGGAAACATTTTGTGTTCCAAACTGCATTCAGCTGTTTGCGGTCGCTTCAGAGATGGAGACCTCCACCGCGGCCGCCACGTTAAAGCCCCGAGTGTTGTCATTTATCAGTACAGTACCGCATGAATGCAGTGACCCCAGCTCACTGATGGAGTTCGTGTCTGCAGACAGCCTTTCCTCCAGAGCGGCAGGACGTCGCCGCTTCCATCCTGCCTGCTTCTAGACGTCGGTGCTGACGCTGTGGGTGACCACCTCCCTCATGGTGACGGAGCGGATGAGGTTGAGCTTCTGGTAGAGGCTGGCCAGGTCCACGGGCAGTTCCAggtcctgctgctgcacagtCCTGTAGCTGATCCTGCGCCCGCCGTTGCACAGCCTCTCCGGGTGCTGCAGATAGAAGGGCAGTGAGCAGCGGGCGCAGGACGGGCAGAAGGCATGCGAGCGCTGGCACCTGCGCGGTTGAGGGGTCGGCGAGTAGCTGGCGGGCCCGTCGGCCTCGGTGAGGAAGGTGGGGGGGTAGGTCTCGGGCAGGTCGCTGTAGTGCTCTGGCGTGGGAGGCGTAGGAGGAGCAGACAGAGCCAGGGGGCGGGACGGT
Above is a genomic segment from Xiphias gladius isolate SHS-SW01 ecotype Sanya breed wild chromosome 19, ASM1685928v1, whole genome shotgun sequence containing:
- the LOC120805417 gene encoding protein FAM163B; translated protein: MSAGTVVIAGGILATVILLTIVAVLCLCRLQYYCCKREESEKGEEEEPELATMSPSRPLALSAPPTPPTPEHYSDLPETYPPTFLTEADGPASYSPTPQPRRCQRSHAFCPSCARCSLPFYLQHPERLCNGGRRISYRTVQQQDLELPVDLASLYQKLNLIRSVTMREVVTHSVSTDV